A single Halarcobacter anaerophilus DNA region contains:
- a CDS encoding YebC/PmpR family DNA-binding transcriptional regulator: protein MGRAFEYRKAAKMKRWGNMSRVFPKLAKAIEIAAKSGGGDPDMNPALRTAILNAKAQNLPKSNIEAAIKRASGKDAKNYSDVNFEGKGPHGVLIFVECATDNNTRTVANIKMHFNKNGGQVVPTGSLEFMFDRKAIFEFNKPEMDLDELELELIDAGLEELEEEEGVVIAFADYTDFGNMNNKFEELGIELTKAELKRVPNNPQEFTEEQHDEIAKLLEKLEEDDDVQAVYTNMA from the coding sequence ATGGGTAGAGCCTTTGAATATAGAAAAGCGGCAAAAATGAAAAGATGGGGAAATATGTCAAGAGTTTTCCCTAAACTTGCAAAAGCGATTGAAATTGCAGCAAAATCAGGCGGCGGTGATCCTGATATGAACCCGGCTTTAAGAACGGCAATTCTTAATGCAAAAGCACAAAATTTACCGAAATCAAATATTGAAGCGGCTATTAAAAGAGCTTCAGGAAAAGATGCAAAAAACTATTCTGATGTAAATTTTGAGGGTAAAGGACCTCATGGAGTATTGATTTTTGTTGAGTGTGCAACAGATAACAATACAAGAACCGTAGCAAATATAAAAATGCATTTTAATAAAAACGGCGGACAAGTTGTACCTACTGGTTCATTGGAATTTATGTTTGATAGAAAAGCTATTTTTGAGTTTAATAAACCTGAAATGGATTTAGATGAATTAGAATTAGAACTAATAGATGCAGGACTTGAAGAGCTTGAAGAAGAAGAGGGTGTTGTAATTGCTTTTGCAGATTATACCGACTTTGGAAATATGAACAATAAATTTGAAGAGTTAGGAATTGAATTAACAAAAGCAGAACTAAAAAGAGTTCCTAATAATCCGCAAGAATTTACAGAAGAACAGCATGATGAAATAGCTAAACTTTTAGAAAAACTTGAAGAAGACGACGATGTTCAAGCTGTATATACCAATATGGCATAA